The Rhodothermales bacterium genome segment CCGCCAGGCCAACCGCGCTTCGATCGGCGCCTACGGGGGCTACATCGAGGTGTATGCGGAGGCGTCGGTGGAAGTGTGCGAAAGCCGCGACACGAAGGGACTCTACGCCAAAGCGCGCGCCGGCCTGATCAAGGGCTTCACAGGGATCGACGATCCCTATGAGATCCCGACGAACGCGGAAGTGGTCTGCGTTACCGAGAAGGAAACGATCGACGAAAGCACGGAGAAAGTCCTCCAGAAGCTGTTCGAACTCGGCTTCCTCAAGGCGGGCGCCTGATCCGCGCGAGGTAAGTGATACCATGATAACCGGACGAAGGGGGCGCACGCTCTCTTCGTCCGTTTCTTTTCGGGAGACTTCTTTTTCAGGGGGCTCCGCCGCGCCGAAATGACGATACGAACGGTGAGACGGATCGAGTGAAGCCAGTACCCCCCTGTCAGATTCTAACGACCGCACATCCCGTCGCCGCCCTTCAACACGCCATCCTGGCCATCGGCCTGCCGGCTGTTTTCTTTCCCAATTTTGGATCGTAATTCCAGGTGCGACGTACGCAGGAAATCCTTCCTGGCGCCGCCACCCGGTCTCATTTTTGATAGTATTCGTTTTAAACTCTGCGCACTCATGCATGTAGCCATCATAGGAACTGGATATGTAGGCCTGGTATCGGGAACGTGTTTCTCCGAGATGGGCAACGCAGTCGTCTGCGTCGATATCGATCGATCGAAAATTGAGCGGCTCACTTCTGGTAAATTGACGATTTTCGAGCCCGGTCTGGAGATTTTCTTTGAGCGCAACCTCCGCGAAGAGCGTCTGCATTTCACTTCCTCGCTGATCGATGCCGTTCGACACGCCGAGATCATTTTTCTGGCGTTGCCCACGCCATCCGCGAGCGATGGCTCGGCAAATCTTTCCTACGTGCTGGGCGTCGCGGCCGACATTGCCGATCTGCTCCGCAAGGACTCGGCCCTCGGCTACAAGGTGATCGTAAATAAAAGTACCGTACCCGTGGGCACGGCAGACCGCGTGACAGCGGTGTTTCTCGAACGTGGCCTGGTGGCCGGCGAACACTTCGATGTCGTCTCCAACCCGGAATTTCTCCGTGAAGGCGTGGCCGTGGAGGATTTTATGAAGCCCGAACGCGTCGTGGTCGGTTCGACAAGCACCCGCGCCCTCGAGCTAATGCATTCGCTCTATGAGCCCTTCGTTCGCCAGGGCAATCCCATCCTGGATATGGATCCACGATCGGCCGAGATGACGAAGTATGCCGCCAACGCCTTCCTGGCCACGAAGATCTCGTTCATGAACGAGATCGCCAATCTCTGCGAATCCGTCGATGCCAATGTCGACATGGTCCGCGTGGGTATTGGCCTTGACAGCCGCATCGGAAAGCAGTTTTTGTACCCGGGGATTGGCTTTGGTGGGAGCTGTTTCCCGAAAGACGTAAAGGCCCTGAAGTACACCGCGGATGAATATGGCTATACGTTTGCCGTGCTCAACGCGGTGCTGGATGTCAATGAGAAGCAGCGCGGCCTGTTGGTAGACCGCGTGCTCGCGTATTTCGGAGGCGACATCGCCGGCAAGAAGGTCGCTATCTGGGGCCTTTCCTTCAAACCGAATACGGACGACGTACGCGAGGCGCCGGCGCATGTGATCATTCGGGGGCTGCTCGCTCACGGCGCCACAATCGGTGCCTTCGACCCTGAAGCGATCGAAACCACGCGCGCCGAGCTGGGCGAAACGATTACGTATCACGAGGATAGCTACAGCGTTCTCGACGATGTGGACGTGCTCGTTATCTGTACGGAGTGGAATGAATTTCGGCGGCCCGACTTCGAGAAAATGCGCAGCCTCATGCGCCATCCGATCGTGTTCGACGGCCGCAATCTCTATAAACCTGAAACGATGGCTACCAAAGGATTTACGTATTTTTCGATCGGCCGCCCCCACGTTCCCGCGAACGTGGGCGCCCTCGAAATGGAGCGATAGATTCTCAATGGCGTTGAAGTAACGGACTATGAAACGTACTCTTGTCACGGGCGGAGCCGGC includes the following:
- a CDS encoding UDP-glucose/GDP-mannose dehydrogenase family protein, which translates into the protein MHVAIIGTGYVGLVSGTCFSEMGNAVVCVDIDRSKIERLTSGKLTIFEPGLEIFFERNLREERLHFTSSLIDAVRHAEIIFLALPTPSASDGSANLSYVLGVAADIADLLRKDSALGYKVIVNKSTVPVGTADRVTAVFLERGLVAGEHFDVVSNPEFLREGVAVEDFMKPERVVVGSTSTRALELMHSLYEPFVRQGNPILDMDPRSAEMTKYAANAFLATKISFMNEIANLCESVDANVDMVRVGIGLDSRIGKQFLYPGIGFGGSCFPKDVKALKYTADEYGYTFAVLNAVLDVNEKQRGLLVDRVLAYFGGDIAGKKVAIWGLSFKPNTDDVREAPAHVIIRGLLAHGATIGAFDPEAIETTRAELGETITYHEDSYSVLDDVDVLVICTEWNEFRRPDFEKMRSLMRHPIVFDGRNLYKPETMATKGFTYFSIGRPHVPANVGALEMER